A part of Streptomyces sp. NBC_01497 genomic DNA contains:
- a CDS encoding alpha-L-fucosidase encodes MISRRGILIAGTAVGAAALTPTVDAAAAPVSGTPAPAVGARDAGRPLSVVTVDPADTPADIVAKAAAVVPRPPQVAWQSREVTGFTHFGMNTFTDREWGSGCEDEATFAPADADVDQWMRAYRAAGMKQVMLTAKHHDGFVVYPTRYTNHSVVASPWWYRGGRPDDAARTARERAARERATDPSAYWRIRATGDVNPHGDLLGTYLAAARRAGLKVGVYLSPADGAELPHAWHRTWVDQIVARHDAGASLSIEEQSTYDDRDRTPAGLGRYGSDSDVTERTIPTLVPGDDRDEAVRSGRLPHFRVLADDYNAYYLNQLYELFTQYGPIDELWLDGANPWTSSGISETYDFTTWFRLIHALSPDTVTFAGPQGTRWVGNEEGRARESEWSVTPATADPATGHGETLLPGGPQAADIGSDAAITASGVRYLQWFPAEADVSLRPGWFWHASEQPKSAAQLMDLYETSVGRNAVLLLNVPPDTSGRVADEDVASLTAFGRTVARVYGHNLLAGARPSRTVEALTDARLGSAWSPGEGATTGALEVHLRKAVTFDRIRLGEDITRGQLVEDFAVDAWTDGAWSEIASGTTIGYARILATGAPVATDALRVRVTGARNTPHLSALGLYSTSGAQVE; translated from the coding sequence ATGATCAGCCGCAGGGGAATCCTGATCGCGGGTACCGCCGTCGGGGCGGCGGCCCTGACTCCCACCGTGGACGCCGCCGCGGCGCCCGTATCCGGCACGCCCGCCCCGGCGGTCGGCGCGCGGGACGCCGGGCGTCCCCTCTCCGTGGTGACGGTGGATCCCGCCGACACACCGGCCGACATCGTCGCCAAGGCGGCGGCGGTGGTCCCGAGGCCGCCCCAAGTGGCCTGGCAGTCGCGCGAGGTGACCGGGTTCACGCACTTCGGGATGAACACCTTCACCGACCGCGAGTGGGGTTCCGGCTGCGAGGACGAGGCCACCTTCGCCCCGGCTGACGCCGATGTCGACCAGTGGATGCGTGCCTACCGGGCGGCCGGGATGAAGCAGGTCATGCTCACCGCCAAGCACCACGACGGCTTCGTGGTGTACCCCACCCGCTACACCAACCACTCCGTCGTCGCGTCCCCCTGGTGGTATCGCGGCGGCAGGCCCGACGATGCGGCGCGAACCGCCCGGGAGCGGGCCGCTCGGGAGCGGGCCACCGATCCGTCGGCGTACTGGCGCATCCGGGCCACCGGCGACGTCAACCCGCACGGTGACCTGCTCGGCACCTATCTGGCCGCGGCACGCCGCGCCGGACTGAAGGTGGGCGTCTACCTCTCGCCGGCCGACGGGGCCGAACTGCCGCACGCATGGCACCGCACGTGGGTGGACCAGATCGTCGCCAGGCACGACGCGGGCGCCTCGCTCAGCATCGAGGAGCAGTCGACGTACGACGACCGCGACCGCACACCGGCGGGCCTCGGCCGCTACGGCAGCGACAGCGACGTCACCGAACGGACGATCCCCACTCTGGTGCCCGGCGACGACCGGGACGAGGCGGTGCGCTCGGGGCGGTTGCCCCACTTCCGCGTCCTCGCCGACGACTACAACGCGTACTACCTCAACCAGCTCTACGAACTCTTCACCCAGTACGGTCCGATCGACGAGTTGTGGCTCGACGGCGCCAACCCGTGGACGTCCAGCGGGATCAGCGAGACATACGACTTCACGACGTGGTTCCGGCTGATCCACGCCCTGTCCCCGGACACCGTGACCTTCGCCGGCCCGCAGGGCACCCGATGGGTCGGCAACGAGGAGGGCCGGGCCCGAGAGAGTGAGTGGAGTGTCACGCCCGCCACGGCCGACCCGGCGACGGGACACGGCGAGACGTTGCTGCCGGGCGGCCCGCAGGCGGCGGACATCGGTTCCGACGCGGCGATCACCGCGTCCGGGGTGCGCTACCTCCAGTGGTTCCCCGCCGAGGCGGACGTCTCCCTGAGGCCGGGCTGGTTCTGGCACGCGTCCGAACAGCCCAAGTCGGCGGCCCAGTTGATGGATCTGTACGAGACGTCGGTCGGTCGCAACGCCGTACTCCTGCTCAACGTGCCGCCCGACACGTCGGGGCGGGTGGCCGACGAGGACGTCGCCTCGCTGACCGCTTTCGGCCGCACCGTCGCCAGGGTCTACGGCCACAACCTCCTGGCCGGGGCCCGGCCTTCCCGTACGGTCGAGGCCCTCACGGACGCGCGGCTCGGATCGGCCTGGTCGCCCGGCGAGGGTGCCACCACCGGCGCCCTGGAGGTACACCTGCGGAAGGCCGTCACGTTCGACCGGATACGGCTCGGCGAGGACATCACCAGGGGCCAGCTCGTCGAGGACTTCGCCGTGGACGCCTGGACGGACGGAGCATGGAGCGAGATCGCCTCGGGCACGACCATCGGTTACGCGCGCATCCTGGCGACCGGGGCCCCGGTGGCGACCGACGCCCTCCGGGTCCGCGTCACCGGGGCCCGGAACACCCCGCATCTGTCCGCGCTGGGTCTGTACAGCACGTCCGGTGCTCAGGTGGAGTGA
- a CDS encoding family 20 glycosylhydrolase, producing the protein MNGRDRTGGDSRRPPSPHPLRLLRRRLLARPAAALAVSAALVISALAGAGAATAAGTSPGTGTGTGTAAAQGTAVTATAPATLPSLHNWTGGDGSLRLGPRTRIDTDKADADTARMLADELRGTLGRRVAVTEGPAAPGDIVLRSDRARGDLGSEGYTLRVTDRVSVMGRGPTGAFYGTRTLLQLLTGTTSLPRGSTTDVPSTGERAVGVCACYTYNTDAWLTRLIKDMAYLKLNTLHLELKVKSTEYPEVNTFSYYTPKEVRGIVALAARYHITVIPEINSPGHMDPYLTPYPDLQLADSKGTPDPTRLDITDPAAFTFYTHLVDTDLSLFPGPYFHMGADEYMIRSAYSNYPQLLAYARQKFGPAATPQDAYIDFVNRVDAYVRSKGRTLRIWNDGLTGENTVPLNKDIVIEHWLPEPVTSQQLLDQGYRVMNASDALYYVRGSYRPDAEKLYDTDWTPADFTDGTVTAHQDGITGAEYMVWPDNYGAETENQAQTGMFDSLRVFAQGSWGGPKPTADYAGFTALGDRLGHAPGWGPAWTQPVADGTYTIGAVGGGGLTAGATAGSALTAARTSHGAAPRWRLSSTDDGYYRLVDPASGLCADVSHGAANGMKVVEEIGAAATVETCSSAASQKWQLEPVPGGYRLVDAITQQTLSARSAGAAVVQEPRDTATHDVWRVAASTAGASSTSATTPTSGPTRAAGTDRTPGTTATAQQGR; encoded by the coding sequence ATGAACGGTCGAGACCGAACAGGCGGCGACAGCCGCCGGCCCCCGTCCCCGCATCCGCTGCGCCTGCTGCGCCGCCGCCTGCTCGCGAGACCCGCCGCCGCGCTGGCCGTGAGCGCCGCGCTCGTCATCTCCGCCCTGGCCGGGGCGGGTGCGGCGACGGCTGCGGGAACCTCCCCCGGCACCGGCACCGGCACCGGCACCGCCGCGGCGCAGGGCACAGCGGTCACCGCCACGGCGCCCGCGACCCTGCCCTCCCTGCACAACTGGACGGGTGGCGACGGATCCCTGCGCCTCGGTCCCCGTACCCGGATCGACACCGACAAGGCCGACGCGGACACCGCCCGGATGCTCGCCGACGAACTGCGCGGGACCCTGGGCCGCCGCGTCGCCGTCACCGAGGGCCCCGCCGCCCCCGGCGACATCGTGCTGCGCTCCGACCGTGCGCGCGGCGACCTCGGCTCCGAGGGCTACACGCTGCGCGTCACCGACCGGGTGTCCGTCATGGGCCGTGGCCCCACCGGCGCCTTCTACGGCACACGTACGCTCCTGCAGCTGCTCACGGGGACCACCTCCCTGCCCAGGGGAAGCACGACGGACGTGCCGTCCACCGGGGAACGCGCCGTCGGTGTGTGCGCCTGCTACACGTACAACACGGACGCCTGGCTGACCCGGCTCATCAAGGACATGGCGTACCTGAAGCTGAACACCCTCCACCTCGAACTCAAGGTCAAGAGCACGGAGTACCCCGAGGTGAACACCTTCTCGTACTACACACCCAAGGAGGTCCGCGGGATCGTCGCGCTCGCCGCGCGGTACCACATCACCGTGATCCCGGAGATCAACTCACCCGGTCACATGGACCCCTACCTCACGCCGTACCCGGACCTGCAGCTCGCGGACAGCAAGGGCACACCGGATCCCACCCGCCTGGACATCACCGACCCGGCCGCCTTCACCTTCTACACCCACCTGGTCGACACCGACCTCTCGCTCTTTCCCGGGCCGTACTTCCACATGGGCGCGGACGAGTACATGATCCGCTCCGCGTACTCCAACTACCCCCAACTGCTCGCCTACGCGCGGCAGAAGTTCGGTCCCGCCGCGACCCCGCAGGACGCGTACATCGACTTCGTCAACCGCGTCGACGCGTACGTCCGCTCCAAGGGCCGGACACTGCGCATCTGGAACGACGGCCTGACCGGGGAGAACACCGTCCCGCTCAACAAGGACATCGTCATCGAGCACTGGCTGCCCGAGCCCGTCACCTCGCAGCAACTCCTCGACCAGGGATACCGCGTGATGAACGCGAGCGACGCCCTGTACTACGTGCGCGGCAGTTACCGGCCCGACGCGGAGAAGCTCTACGACACCGACTGGACGCCGGCCGACTTCACGGACGGGACGGTCACGGCCCACCAGGACGGCATCACCGGGGCCGAGTACATGGTGTGGCCCGACAACTACGGGGCGGAGACCGAGAACCAGGCCCAGACGGGCATGTTCGACTCCCTGCGGGTCTTCGCGCAGGGGTCCTGGGGCGGCCCGAAGCCGACCGCCGACTACGCCGGATTCACCGCACTCGGTGACCGCCTCGGACACGCGCCGGGCTGGGGACCCGCCTGGACGCAGCCGGTGGCCGACGGTACGTACACGATCGGCGCCGTCGGCGGCGGTGGGCTCACGGCGGGCGCCACGGCCGGATCCGCGCTGACGGCCGCACGCACTTCGCACGGCGCGGCGCCCCGATGGCGGCTGAGCTCGACGGACGACGGTTACTACCGGCTCGTCGACCCGGCGAGCGGACTGTGCGCCGACGTGTCGCACGGCGCGGCGAACGGCATGAAGGTGGTCGAGGAGATCGGAGCCGCCGCCACCGTCGAGACCTGTTCCTCCGCCGCCTCCCAGAAGTGGCAGCTCGAACCGGTTCCCGGTGGATACCGGCTGGTCGACGCGATCACCCAGCAGACGCTCTCGGCACGGAGTGCGGGCGCGGCCGTCGTGCAGGAACCCCGGGACACCGCCACGCACGATGTGTGGCGCGTCGCCGCGAGCACGGCCGGCGCCTCCTCCACGAGCGCCACGACTCCCACGAGCGGGCCGACCCGCGCCGCCGGAACGGATCGCACACCCGGAACAACCGCCACGGCACAGCAGGGAAGGTGA
- a CDS encoding VOC family protein — translation MDMKLEVVVLPVSDVDRAKHFYQSLGFRLDIDYVGDEEGFRVVQFTPPGSGCSITVGSGITSAPPGSADGLHLVVLDIDKARAELVDRGVDVGEIFHDAGGVFHHAGDKGRVAGPAPEHASYGSFFAFDDPDGNHWLVQEIRTRLPGR, via the coding sequence ATGGACATGAAGCTTGAGGTCGTGGTCCTGCCGGTCTCCGATGTCGACCGCGCCAAGCACTTCTACCAGTCGCTCGGGTTCCGGCTGGACATCGACTACGTGGGCGACGAAGAGGGCTTCCGGGTCGTGCAGTTCACACCGCCCGGCTCGGGGTGCTCGATCACCGTCGGCAGCGGGATCACGTCCGCGCCCCCGGGTTCCGCGGACGGTCTGCATCTCGTCGTCCTGGACATCGACAAGGCCCGGGCCGAGCTCGTGGACCGCGGTGTGGACGTCGGGGAGATCTTCCACGACGCGGGCGGGGTCTTCCACCACGCGGGCGACAAGGGACGGGTGGCCGGACCGGCTCCCGAGCACGCGAGCTACGGATCCTTCTTCGCCTTCGACGACCCGGACGGGAACCACTGGCTGGTGCAGGAGATCCGGACGAGGCTCCCGGGCCGGTGA